In Drechmeria coniospora strain ARSEF 6962 chromosome 03, whole genome shotgun sequence, the DNA window CCTTGCTTTGGGTACGGAGTGGAAGTTTGAGCAATACTCCACACTATTCTTTCCACCtgtgcagtaataattactcacatgtactgtacagtacatgttacacctaagtaagtacttcttGCAGTACTAGTAGCAGTTGTACTGGTCCCTGTACGTTCATATGCTATaaataatacatgtacacctttCTGTCAAGCGCTGTGCACGAAAATGTTGAATCGGGGGCACTCAGGGGTCGCATCACTTGGAAGCCAACGCTGCCAACACGAGGAAAGCCGAAGGCGATTGCACATGTAAACCGGGCATAAACGTACTAAAGCTAGTACTTTCTCGTACTTTTTGCGTGTACAGGACTCACTCTgtactaataatactcgCACTCGTGCCGACACGACGACACCTATATGCACGAGTGCTCGTATAATGCTACCTATTTGCACATGTCAGCATATTTCAGGGAACACTCCGAAAAGTCCTTCCAGAGCCGCatcgagccgtcgtcgagctaTGCCGTAATAGAATCCGCCTCCCGGCCGGTGGCCGTTGCCCAGTCGGGTCGCCGGTGTTCTCATGGCAGCTGCGGTCAGATAAGATGGATCGACGGATGATCGTCATCACCTCGTGCGAGAATTTGAACTTGCAACTCCCCGACAGAATTGGCAACTGACCGGTCAAGGCAggcagtcagtcagtcagtcagtccGTCGCGTGCTCGTTCTTGACAACCGCCCGGGCCCTTTCACCACGGACACGCTCCGCGACGCAGAGCCGGCGACATGAGCGAAGCCGCACCGACTTCCGTGGCGACTCCTCGCGAAAAGCAGAACAATACGGCCGTTGCTGATGCCGACGttggtgccgccgtcgcggccgatTCGGCCTCGGACAAGTCGCAAGATGGCGCCGTCCAGCTCTCCAAGGAGATTGACAACATGTCCATGGCCCGGGTCACCGTCATCTGGCTGTCCGTCGTCTGCGGCGTCATGTGCACCTTCCTGGACGAGGGAATCATCGCGACGGCCATTCCGCAAATCACAGACGAGTTTCGCTCCctgggcgacgtcggcgtgaGTGCAACGGACCAAGCCCATCACCACGTTCAACGACGACCTCTCGGTCCGCTGACGCGCTCGAACAGTGGTACGGCTCGGCCTACCTCCTGACCCTCTGCGCCTTCCAGCTCGTCTACGGccggctgtacagccagtTTCCCATCAAGGTCATTTACCTCGCCTCGCTGGCCGTCTTCGAGACGGGGTCCTTGATATGCGCCGTCAGCaaatcgtcgacggccttcaTCGTCGGACGATCCAtctccggcctcggcggctcGGGACTCATGAGCGGCACCATTGCCCTCTTCGCGAGCGCCCTTCCCTCGAGCCGGTTGCCGCTCTacctcggctccgtcggcgtcgtgtaTGGTCTAGCTTCGGTGCTGGGACCGGTGGTAGGAGGTTTGATTACGAACAGCCACCTGACGTGGAGATGGTGAGTACGATGGGCCATGCTCCTTTCCGGGGCCGGCCCGGAAGGACGGCCGAACCGACGACTCCAAGCGGCGGCCCCGTCTCCCCCGCGCTTCGATGAATACTGACGAGAGGACGACGTTGCTGCCCGTCAGGTGCTTCTACATCAACCTGCCGCTCTCCGTGCCGCCGGCCATCTGCACCGCCTTCTTCGTCAAAGTCCGACCGTCGGAAACGGTGGATGCACGCTCGTGGATGCGCAAGGCGCTGGCGCTGGACTATCTCGGCATGCTCCTGCTCGTGCCCAGCATCACCTGCCTGATACTGGCGCTGCAGCTCGGCGGTACCCAGTACGGCTGGGCCGACGGAAAAACGATCGgctgcttcgtcgtctttgccgtcctgctcgtcgccttcgtcaCCGAGCAGTGGTGGATGGACGAGAAGGCGCTGGTGCCGCCTCGCGTCTTTCGGATGcgcgtcgtcttctccgccgccatGTTTGGTTTCTGCCTCGAGAGCGCCTTTCTCGTGCTTGTGTACTACGTGAGTGGACGGCTCGTCGGGAGGGCGAGGCATCCCATCCATACCGTCGTGCAGCATTCTCACCCGAGCGGATAGATTCCCCTGTGGTTTCAGGCCATACAAGGCGTCACGGCGGAGCAGTCCGGCATCCGCTACCTGCCCCTGTGCCTCGCCTTCATCCTCGCCATCTTCAGCAGCGGGTGGCTCGTGACCAAGCTCGGCTACTTCCAGCCCTTCATgctcgccggcaccgtcctcGTGTCCCTCGGATCCGGACTGCTGTCGACGCTCAGAGTCTCGTCGGGATCGAACTTGTGGATCCCCTTTCAGatcatcgccggcctcggcatcggcgcgtCGACCGAGCAGCCCAGCGTCGCCACCCAGAGCctgctggccgaggcggacgcgcccatcggcgtcgccgtcgtcctcttctgCCAAAACCTGGGCCCGGCCACCTTCATCAGCGTGGCCAACACCATCTTTGCGCGAACGCTGTCGACCGAGATCGAACGCCGTCTCCCGGGGCTCGACCCTGCCATCATCCGAGACTCGGGCGCCACCGCGCTGCACAGCAAGGTCGCTCCGGACGAGGTTGGCGTGCTGCTGGAGCTGTACAACGAAGCACTGACGCGGACctttctcgtcgccgccgtcttggcTGCCGCCAGCATCgtgggcctcgtcggcatcgggaTGCAGAGGATACCGACGAGCAAGGACGACGGtcccggcgacgaggagccggcgacggcagagCCCAGCAGCACGGGTCCAGCGGAAAAATGCGGGCAGTCGGATGGCGAAGGCGCCAAGCATTGACGGCCACGTCACTGCGGCATAGGTGACGGTGGTCTCGTCGTCCGGAGACGAGCTGCTCTTCGGCGTGATTCTGCGTCATGGGGTATCATGAATGGCGTAATTCTTGAGGGAGCGATTCGTGTGGTCTTGTGGGCCTGGATGCGGAATCACGTGGTGGAATCTCGTTTGGGCGCAAATGAaaattgtacggagtacggagtaattacatgtacttgctccgtatccgtacagtaatattgACACATCCCCACGGCACAAgcattattactccgtactacggGTAAGTGGACGGTTcggtgtgctccgtactccgtaatactcctCGCAGTATTGCGTTTAATATCGAGTTTATCGATGCACAGCAATCAATGCAGGTCGATGACAGACATGAAAATTGCAGGCCTCATGTGACAAGGTCCCACCGAtgcagtgtacagtacatgtactgtaagtattcTTCCGATGACTCGATATGGCACATCCATACATACTTACAGCTACATGGACATTTATGGCATCAGTTACATAATAATGAGCgaaccaagtactccgcagtaCGAGCGCTTGTCATGGCCCGGTGGATGCCAACCAAATTGACCGTATTGAAGACGTGACGGCACAGGGTTTGCGGTCGGATGCAGTGATCTTATCAATACTTTTGTACTCTCGTATCGGCGCTCGTCTTGGGGGTATTTCCTGCGGAGTGCGATGCAGGGCACAAGTAAATGCGCTCAAGACGATCAGCAAGTACGCTTACACGTAATTAAGTACAAgaagtaggtgtaggtgctcaggtaggtacagtacatacacctacttcttgtacttgcatgtactccgtacggatacagtaATTCATGTAATATATTATTGATACTCCAAACGCGTGCGGATTGCTCCgcccatgtacggagtatgtttAATTACCGGTAATAGTGTTCAATTCATGCTCCGTGCTGGGGAGTCCcccttacaagtacttgttcgTACACGAGCCACCTGCCACGGCCGGTGACATTATTTCGGTCGTCAGACCAACAAGTCGTGCccgtacactgtacagtgcacctgCAAGTATTTTAgtcaagtgcaagtacaatacaATTATAGGCAACAAGCCTCGCGAACactgcagcacatgtacgtctACTGTAGTTGCTGGTTCAATGACATGTGCTGTTGATAAGCTTGTAATTACAAGCAAGTAGTCGCTTCTTCTCCAGCATTGCAACTACTGGTAAACCGGCCTGATAAAGTGCACGTGCATGCAATCGTTGGTGACTTGATATTGACACTACAGCATGGTGATACCTGCCTACCTACTTGCATAgtagtgcggagtacttgtacttgcaaataattactccgtactccgtacagagtagaATGGTTGGGAATGGTGCGGGCCGCGATATCAAGCTCTTTCCTTACACATATACGCTGTATTACCTTGTAAGCACTGTATGAAattgtgctgtactgtacggtgctTGTGGGTGAGCAGGCGCCAggctacctacagtacattagtacctagtaaccAACCCCCTGTCGAAACATGCGCCGTACCATGGGACATCGGGCGACACGTTACAATGGGCGTTTCAACGTATGGCCTTGGCGGGAGGAACAATACTATCGAGGCAAGATATTACCTGCCATGCAGCCTGAGCGGTAATTGCATATtatacgtactccgtactccgtacaagtggTGCAGATACTTGATGTATGTTACAATCACAGTGTGAATACAGTAATCTTACTGCACGCCAGCATATGAGTACTTGTTCTCGAACTTGGATGCACACCGACTTACTTATGACTAGTCTACGCGCGTAACGAGATGGCAATGCACCACCTAGTACTGCCCTTTCTACAATAAAACAAATCATATAATAAGCAACTACGACTgcaatacatgcaagtacatgcatgtaagtattactagaAGTGCTGagtaggtgcatgtacatgtaagcaggCAAGTAAGCAATACACCTTGAGTACTTGGACAGAGGAaaaggtgtacagtacttgcgtactctCCAGACCgtgatgta includes these proteins:
- a CDS encoding major facilitator superfamily transporter, which codes for MSEAAPTSVATPREKQNNTAVADADVGAAVAADSASDKSQDGAVQLSKEIDNMSMARVTVIWLSVVCGVMCTFLDEGIIATAIPQITDEFRSLGDVGWYGSAYLLTLCAFQLVYGRLYSQFPIKVIYLASLAVFETGSLICAVSKSSTAFIVGRSISGLGGSGLMSGTIALFASALPSSRLPLYLGSVGVVYGLASVLGPVVGGLITNSHLTWRWCFYINLPLSVPPAICTAFFVKVRPSETVDARSWMRKALALDYLGMLLLVPSITCLILALQLGGTQYGWADGKTIGCFVVFAVLLVAFVTEQWWMDEKALVPPRVFRMRVVFSAAMFGFCLESAFLVLVYYIPLWFQAIQGVTAEQSGIRYLPLCLAFILAIFSSGWLVTKLGYFQPFMLAGTVLVSLGSGLLSTLRVSSGSNLWIPFQIIAGLGIGASTEQPSVATQSLLAEADAPIGVAVVLFCQNLGPATFISVANTIFARTLSTEIERRLPGLDPAIIRDSGATALHSKVAPDEVGVLLELYNEALTRTFLVAAVLAAASIVGLVGIGMQRIPTSKDDGPGDEEPATAEPSSTGPAEKCGQSDGEGAKH